A single window of Pseudomonadota bacterium DNA harbors:
- a CDS encoding DUF1329 domain-containing protein produces the protein MHIKKYDFEYSRRAFMEKTAKGAGSAGILSALWPLMAQSGDSFKAYPEELTNIEAYTKGKIKVGDTISKDNVELVQDLIDPMLFQEVSQDGRTFTIFGTQTATEAQFPPYYLDATLKNWGQAQFGSDGNVYTKDGKPWIGGHPFPDAQTGQECIANVTLSWGRHDQDIFAIPTYALDSEGDVQYEYHFVWAQQQTQGLVNPASAGGATFLAGHEDMIRFQSVWFTAPNDIKGTAFMNEWYYDQAKFPELYGYLPAFKRVRRFPTNQRFEPLVAGLNLFLSDAWAAGDPMLTWGNWKIVHRGPFLGAMHYQWRPNLDNWTHPTVGGPKGTTYYNVGKSLIPEVIVLEGEPTGFPRAPLQKRRIYLDARNLEYPQAISYDRRGEIWKSFEPGFSMYNTNMYKEGNTGVPDCGDHVVKAGDGRTEWSWNWVISNDIQSKRVTRFCQSEHCQGGWKSGYDQIEPNKFISDYITQSAMRRLGT, from the coding sequence ATGCATATCAAGAAATACGATTTCGAATACAGCCGTCGCGCATTCATGGAGAAGACGGCCAAGGGTGCCGGCAGCGCCGGTATCCTGAGCGCGCTGTGGCCATTGATGGCCCAGTCCGGTGACAGCTTCAAGGCTTACCCGGAAGAACTGACCAACATCGAGGCCTACACCAAGGGCAAGATCAAGGTCGGTGACACCATCAGCAAGGACAACGTCGAACTGGTCCAGGATCTCATCGATCCGATGCTGTTCCAGGAAGTCAGCCAGGACGGCCGTACCTTCACCATCTTCGGCACCCAGACCGCGACCGAAGCACAGTTTCCGCCCTACTACCTCGATGCGACCCTCAAGAACTGGGGCCAGGCGCAGTTCGGCTCCGACGGCAACGTGTACACCAAGGACGGCAAGCCGTGGATCGGCGGCCATCCCTTCCCGGATGCGCAGACCGGCCAGGAATGTATCGCCAACGTGACCCTCTCCTGGGGCCGTCATGACCAGGACATCTTCGCCATTCCGACCTACGCGTTGGACTCCGAAGGCGACGTGCAGTACGAATACCACTTCGTGTGGGCCCAGCAGCAGACCCAGGGTCTGGTGAATCCGGCTTCCGCCGGCGGCGCCACCTTCCTGGCGGGCCACGAAGACATGATTCGTTTCCAGTCGGTGTGGTTCACCGCCCCGAACGACATCAAGGGTACCGCGTTCATGAACGAGTGGTACTACGACCAGGCCAAGTTCCCGGAACTCTACGGCTACCTGCCGGCCTTCAAGCGCGTGCGTCGGTTCCCGACCAACCAGCGTTTCGAGCCGCTCGTCGCCGGTCTCAACCTGTTCCTCTCCGACGCATGGGCCGCTGGCGACCCGATGCTGACCTGGGGCAACTGGAAGATCGTGCACCGCGGTCCGTTCCTGGGCGCAATGCACTACCAGTGGCGTCCGAACCTCGACAACTGGACCCATCCGACCGTCGGCGGTCCGAAGGGCACCACCTACTACAACGTCGGCAAGTCGCTCATCCCGGAAGTCATCGTGCTCGAAGGCGAGCCCACCGGCTTCCCGCGCGCACCGCTGCAGAAGCGCCGCATCTATCTCGATGCGCGTAACCTCGAGTACCCGCAGGCCATTTCCTATGACCGCCGTGGTGAGATCTGGAAGTCCTTCGAACCGGGCTTCTCGATGTACAACACCAACATGTACAAGGAAGGCAACACCGGCGTGCCGGATTGCGGCGATCACGTGGTGAAGGCTGGCGACGGCCGTACCGAGTGGAGCTGGAACTGGGTTATCTCGAACGATATCCAGTCCAAGCGTGTCACCCGCTTCTGCCAGTCCGAGCATTGCCAGGGCGGCTGGAAGTCGGGCTACGATCAGATTGAACCGAACAAGTTCATCTCTGATTACATCACGCAGTCCGCGATGCGCCGTCTGGGTACCTAG
- a CDS encoding circularly permuted type 2 ATP-grasp protein: MKFSWQNYNSRGFYDELIAERGTPRAAGSAVAKHIRSLTMDEIRERQRAAELAVKTMGITFTVYSEGTNIDRAWPYDIIPRTISGSDWDKVEAGLVQRLTALNLFIDDVYNEQRILRDGVVPRELIVESGNFRAACVGMRPKHGVWAHICGSDLIRDRDGTFYVLEDNLRVPSGVSYMLENRKVTKRVFPELFASDSMRPIGEYATHLFAMLASLSPRQGQRPVVVVLTPGIYNSAYFEHSYLAQQMGAELVEGSDLFVGADDCVYMRTIAGPARVDVIYRRIDDLYLDPEVFNPESTLGVPGLMRAWLRGNVALANAPGAGVADDKAVYTYVPAMIRYYLDQQAILPNVETLRCADKEPCAYVLQHLDKLVVKPVNESGGYGMLMGPSASAEERHDFARRLRANPRNYVAQPLISLSTCPTVCGDDIEPRHLDLRPFVLQGAQHYVTPGGLTRVALKKGSFVVNSSQGGGSKDTWIVDCP; this comes from the coding sequence ATGAAATTCTCCTGGCAGAACTACAACAGTCGCGGCTTCTACGATGAACTCATCGCCGAGCGCGGCACGCCGCGTGCGGCGGGAAGCGCCGTTGCCAAGCATATCCGTTCATTGACCATGGACGAGATCCGCGAGCGCCAGCGCGCCGCCGAACTCGCGGTCAAGACCATGGGCATCACGTTCACGGTCTACAGCGAGGGCACCAATATCGATCGCGCCTGGCCCTACGACATCATTCCCCGCACCATTTCGGGGAGCGATTGGGACAAGGTCGAGGCCGGGCTGGTGCAAAGGCTCACCGCCCTCAACCTCTTCATCGACGATGTCTACAACGAGCAGCGCATCCTGCGCGACGGCGTGGTGCCGCGCGAACTCATCGTCGAATCGGGCAACTTCCGCGCCGCCTGCGTCGGCATGCGCCCCAAGCATGGCGTGTGGGCGCACATCTGCGGCAGCGACCTCATCCGCGATCGCGACGGCACCTTCTACGTGCTGGAAGACAACCTGCGCGTGCCGTCCGGCGTGTCCTACATGCTCGAGAACCGCAAGGTCACCAAGCGTGTGTTCCCGGAGCTGTTCGCGTCCGACAGCATGCGCCCCATCGGCGAATACGCCACGCACCTGTTCGCGATGCTGGCCTCGCTGTCGCCGCGCCAAGGGCAGCGACCGGTGGTGGTGGTGCTGACGCCCGGCATCTACAACTCCGCCTACTTCGAACATTCCTATCTCGCCCAGCAGATGGGCGCGGAGCTGGTCGAGGGCAGCGATTTGTTCGTCGGCGCCGACGACTGCGTATACATGCGCACCATCGCCGGTCCCGCGCGCGTCGATGTCATCTACCGGCGCATCGATGATCTCTATCTCGATCCCGAGGTGTTCAACCCCGAGTCGACGCTGGGCGTGCCGGGCCTGATGCGCGCGTGGCTGCGAGGCAACGTGGCCCTCGCCAACGCGCCGGGCGCGGGCGTGGCCGACGACAAGGCGGTCTACACCTACGTGCCGGCCATGATCCGCTACTACCTCGACCAGCAGGCGATCCTGCCCAATGTCGAAACCCTGCGCTGTGCCGACAAGGAACCCTGCGCCTACGTGCTGCAGCATCTCGACAAGCTGGTGGTGAAACCGGTCAACGAATCGGGTGGCTACGGCATGCTGATGGGGCCGAGCGCGAGCGCCGAGGAACGCCACGACTTCGCGCGTCGCCTGCGCGCCAATCCGCGCAACTACGTCGCCCAGCCTTTGATTTCGCTGTCGACCTGTCCGACCGTGTGCGGCGACGACATCGAACCGCGCCATCTCGATCTGCGGCCCTTCGTCCTGCAGGGCGCGCAACATTACGTGACGCCGGGCGGCTTGACGCGGGTGGCCTTGAAGAAGGGTTCGTTCGTGGTCAACTCGTCCCAGGGCGGCGGCAGCAAGGACACCTGGATCGTGGATTGCCCATGA
- a CDS encoding transglutaminase family protein, which yields MSIRVAIRHHTDYRFDRPVALGPHVLRMKPAPHTRTRIESYSMTIEPGGHFINWQQDAYANHLARVVFPERSSRLVIDVEVIAEMVAINPFDFFLEEGAMHCPFDYAPELLEDLAPYRVISDHGPRLAAWLAEVPREPMPTIDFLVALNQRLERDIDYIVRLEPGVQSCEETLASGRGSCRDSAWLLVQIARHLGLASRFVSGYLVQLTADIKALDGPSGPSADFSDLHAWAEVYLPGAGWVGLDPTSGLFAAEGHIPLAATPHFSHAAAVEGATERCEVELDYRNSVVRVHEDPRVTKPYSDAEWQRIDALGRQVDADLEVRDVRLTMGGEPTFVSVDDFESPQWTVAADGPGKRHAAEVLLERLHRHYAPGGLVHHGIGKWYPGEELPRWALSLLWRKDGEPLWDNPALLAHLSRPDAPLMRGIEQIFAVELAKRLGLPLQHVHTAFEDSYYYLWKEGTLPLNIEPTDARLASPAERARLRRLFDGALNRPAGYVLPLARGIAGGWRSGAWPLRRGHLFLIPGDSPLGLRLPMQSLPAAADAAREDLPVSDPFAPPQPLMPRHWYRQAPGVRVPPPPTLTPAAPDDALVRTALCTEVRDGRLHVFLPPLANLNDYVELLHAVEATAEALRQPLVIEGYEPPRDPRLALLQITPDPGVIEVNVQPSRSWDELVELSTSLYEHARQSRLATEKFMLDGRHTGTGGGNHVTLGGTTPADSPLLRRPHLLASLVRFWQNHPSLSYLFSGLFIGPTSQAPRVDEARDDRLHELATALAQLPRGNAEVAPWLVDRVMRNQLIDLTGNTHRAEFCIDKLYSPDHSGGRRGLLELRAFEMPPHARMSLTQMLLLRALVASFWETPYEHKLIHWGTQLHDKFMLPWFVWNDFREVVEELETRGYAFDTAWYEPFFEFRFPSFGAIAYRGMALNLRTALEPWHVLGEENGANGTARYVDSSVERLQVEVTGFVPERYGIACNGRAVPLQPTGVRGNYVGGVRFKAWDPPSAMHPTIRSHGPLTFDLVDIANRRAVSGCRYHVAHPGGRNYDTYPVNAREAEARRLARFERQGHTQGPLDWRTPEITPDMPFTLDLRR from the coding sequence GTGAGCATTCGCGTAGCCATCCGCCATCACACCGACTACCGCTTCGACCGGCCCGTGGCCTTGGGTCCGCACGTGCTGCGCATGAAACCTGCGCCGCATACCCGCACGCGCATCGAATCCTATTCAATGACTATCGAACCCGGCGGCCATTTCATCAACTGGCAGCAGGACGCCTACGCCAACCACTTGGCGCGCGTGGTGTTCCCCGAGCGCAGCTCGCGCCTGGTCATCGATGTCGAAGTGATCGCGGAAATGGTGGCCATCAACCCCTTCGACTTCTTCCTCGAAGAGGGCGCCATGCACTGCCCCTTCGACTATGCGCCGGAGCTGCTCGAGGACCTCGCGCCCTACCGCGTGATTTCCGACCATGGCCCGCGGCTCGCGGCGTGGCTCGCCGAGGTGCCGCGCGAGCCCATGCCGACCATCGACTTCCTGGTGGCCCTCAACCAGCGCCTCGAGCGCGACATCGACTACATCGTGCGCCTCGAGCCGGGCGTGCAGAGCTGCGAAGAGACGCTGGCCAGCGGCCGCGGTTCGTGCCGCGACAGCGCCTGGCTGCTGGTACAGATTGCTCGGCACCTGGGGCTGGCCAGCCGCTTCGTGTCGGGCTACCTGGTGCAACTGACGGCCGACATCAAGGCCCTCGACGGGCCGTCCGGGCCGAGCGCCGACTTCAGCGACCTGCATGCCTGGGCCGAGGTCTACCTGCCCGGCGCGGGCTGGGTGGGGCTCGACCCGACCTCCGGCCTGTTCGCCGCCGAGGGCCATATCCCGCTCGCCGCCACTCCGCATTTCAGTCACGCGGCGGCGGTGGAAGGCGCCACCGAGCGATGCGAAGTCGAACTCGACTACCGCAACAGCGTGGTGCGCGTGCACGAAGACCCGCGCGTCACCAAGCCCTACAGCGATGCCGAGTGGCAGCGTATCGACGCTCTCGGTCGCCAGGTGGACGCGGATCTCGAAGTGCGCGACGTGCGCCTGACCATGGGCGGCGAACCGACCTTCGTTTCCGTCGACGACTTCGAGAGCCCGCAATGGACGGTGGCGGCTGACGGCCCCGGCAAACGCCACGCCGCCGAGGTGCTGCTGGAACGCTTGCACCGGCATTACGCGCCCGGCGGGCTCGTCCATCACGGTATCGGCAAGTGGTACCCAGGCGAAGAACTGCCGCGCTGGGCCTTGAGCCTGTTGTGGCGCAAGGACGGCGAGCCGCTGTGGGACAACCCTGCCCTGCTCGCCCACCTGTCGCGCCCCGACGCACCGCTGATGCGCGGCATCGAGCAGATTTTTGCCGTTGAACTCGCCAAGCGCCTGGGCCTGCCGCTGCAGCACGTGCACACCGCCTTCGAGGACAGCTATTACTACCTGTGGAAGGAAGGCACGCTGCCGCTCAACATCGAGCCGACCGATGCGCGTCTCGCCAGCCCGGCGGAGCGCGCACGCCTGCGACGCCTGTTCGATGGCGCGCTCAATCGCCCGGCGGGCTACGTGTTGCCCTTGGCGCGCGGCATCGCCGGCGGCTGGCGCAGCGGCGCCTGGCCCTTGCGCCGCGGCCACCTGTTCCTGATCCCGGGCGATTCACCGCTGGGCCTGCGCCTGCCCATGCAGTCGCTGCCGGCGGCCGCCGACGCCGCGCGCGAAGACCTGCCGGTCAGCGATCCCTTCGCGCCGCCGCAACCACTCATGCCGCGCCACTGGTATCGCCAGGCGCCGGGCGTGCGCGTGCCGCCGCCTCCGACACTGACACCGGCCGCGCCCGACGACGCCCTGGTGCGCACCGCGCTTTGCACCGAAGTGCGCGACGGGCGTCTGCACGTGTTCCTGCCGCCGCTGGCGAACTTGAATGATTACGTCGAATTGCTGCACGCCGTCGAGGCGACCGCCGAGGCCTTGCGCCAGCCGCTGGTGATCGAGGGCTACGAACCGCCGCGCGATCCGCGCCTGGCGTTGCTGCAGATCACGCCCGACCCGGGCGTGATCGAGGTCAACGTGCAACCGAGTCGCAGTTGGGATGAACTGGTGGAGCTCAGCACCTCGCTCTACGAGCACGCGCGGCAGTCGCGCCTGGCGACGGAAAAATTCATGCTCGACGGTCGCCATACCGGCACCGGCGGCGGCAACCACGTGACGCTCGGCGGCACCACGCCCGCCGATTCGCCGTTGCTGCGACGTCCGCACCTGCTGGCTTCGCTGGTGCGGTTCTGGCAGAACCACCCGTCGCTGTCCTACCTGTTCTCGGGCTTGTTCATCGGCCCGACCAGCCAGGCGCCGCGCGTCGACGAGGCGCGCGACGACCGCCTGCATGAACTCGCCACCGCGCTCGCGCAGCTGCCGCGCGGCAATGCCGAGGTCGCGCCGTGGCTGGTCGACCGGGTGATGCGCAACCAGCTCATCGACCTGACCGGCAACACCCACCGCGCCGAGTTCTGCATCGACAAGCTCTACTCGCCCGATCACAGCGGCGGACGGCGCGGCCTGCTGGAATTGCGCGCCTTCGAAATGCCGCCCCATGCGCGCATGAGCCTGACCCAGATGCTGCTGCTGCGCGCGCTGGTGGCAAGCTTCTGGGAGACGCCTTACGAGCACAAGCTCATCCACTGGGGCACACAGCTACACGACAAATTCATGCTGCCGTGGTTCGTGTGGAATGATTTTCGCGAGGTCGTCGAAGAGCTCGAAACGCGCGGCTACGCGTTCGACACGGCCTGGTACGAGCCATTCTTCGAGTTCCGTTTTCCGAGCTTCGGCGCCATCGCGTATCGCGGCATGGCCTTGAACCTGCGCACCGCGCTCGAACCTTGGCACGTGCTTGGCGAAGAGAACGGCGCCAACGGCACCGCGCGCTACGTCGACTCATCGGTGGAGCGGCTGCAGGTCGAAGTGACGGGCTTCGTGCCGGAGCGCTACGGCATTGCCTGCAACGGCCGCGCCGTGCCGCTGCAGCCTACCGGCGTGCGCGGCAACTACGTCGGCGGCGTGCGCTTCAAGGCCTGGGACCCGCCGTCGGCCATGCACCCGACCATCCGCTCGCACGGGCCGTTGACCTTCGACCTGGTCGACATCGCCAATCGGCGCGCGGTGAGCGGCTGTCGCTACCACGTCGCCCATCCGGGCGGACGCAACTACGACACCTACCCGGTCAATGCGCGCGAAGCGGAAGCACGACGCCTGGCCAGGTTCGAACGGCAGGGACACACGCAAGGGCCGCTCGACTGGCGCACGCCGGAGATTACGCCGGACATGCCGTTTACCCTGGATTTACGCCGGTGA
- a CDS encoding thiolase family protein, with the protein MSVIAIPHGAYWCTPFARWQGSLAHLHSLRFAARVAREALAARNIDARVFDYGVLGMTVPQRNSFYGLPWLTGEMGAAHIGGPTIMQACATSARVLVQAAQEVASGAAGCALTIAADRVSNGPHLYYPDPLGPGGSGDSEDWVLGNFDKDPLAGCNMLATAENCARKWQVSREEQHALVLRRYQQYRAATAPDTEGRTFQSRYMVTPLAVPDRFGKRVVATLTGDEGVHETSAEGLAKLAPVLKDGTVSYGAQTHPADGNAGMVVTTAERAREVARDPSIRIELVASGQARTELAFMPAAPIGAAQRALAAAGLAMSDLAAIKSHNPFAVNDIIFARETGAPLETMNNYGCSLIWGHPQAPTGMRAIIELIEELVLRGGGYGLFHGCAAGDTAMAVVLRVH; encoded by the coding sequence ATGTCCGTGATCGCGATCCCCCATGGCGCCTACTGGTGCACCCCTTTCGCCCGCTGGCAGGGCAGTCTCGCCCATCTGCACAGCCTGCGTTTCGCCGCCCGGGTGGCGCGCGAGGCGCTGGCCGCGCGCAACATCGACGCGCGGGTCTTCGACTACGGGGTGCTGGGCATGACGGTCCCGCAGCGCAATTCCTTCTATGGCCTGCCGTGGCTGACCGGTGAAATGGGCGCCGCCCACATCGGCGGCCCGACCATCATGCAGGCCTGCGCCACCAGTGCGCGGGTGCTGGTGCAGGCAGCACAGGAAGTGGCCAGCGGCGCGGCGGGCTGCGCCCTGACCATCGCCGCCGACCGCGTGTCCAATGGCCCACATCTTTATTATCCCGATCCCCTCGGGCCGGGCGGCAGCGGCGACAGCGAGGACTGGGTGCTCGGCAATTTCGACAAGGATCCGCTGGCCGGCTGCAACATGCTGGCCACCGCCGAGAACTGCGCGCGCAAGTGGCAGGTGAGCCGCGAGGAGCAGCATGCGCTGGTGCTGCGCCGCTACCAGCAGTATCGCGCGGCGACCGCGCCCGATACCGAGGGCCGGACTTTCCAGAGCCGCTACATGGTGACGCCGCTGGCGGTGCCCGACAGATTCGGCAAGCGCGTGGTGGCGACCTTGACGGGCGATGAAGGCGTGCACGAAACCAGCGCCGAAGGCCTGGCGAAGCTCGCGCCGGTGCTGAAAGACGGCACCGTCAGCTACGGCGCCCAGACCCATCCCGCCGACGGCAATGCCGGCATGGTGGTGACCACCGCCGAGCGTGCGCGCGAAGTGGCACGCGATCCGTCGATACGCATCGAACTCGTCGCCAGCGGCCAGGCCCGCACCGAGCTGGCGTTCATGCCCGCCGCGCCGATAGGCGCCGCGCAACGCGCACTCGCCGCCGCCGGCCTCGCCATGAGCGATCTCGCCGCCATCAAGTCGCACAACCCGTTCGCGGTCAACGACATCATCTTCGCGCGCGAGACCGGCGCCCCGCTCGAGACCATGAACAACTACGGCTGCTCGCTGATCTGGGGCCATCCGCAGGCGCCGACCGGCATGCGCGCGATCATCGAACTGATTGAAGAGCTGGTGCTGCGCGGCGGCGGCTACGGCCTGTTCCATGGCTGCGCGGCCGGCGACACCGCGATGGCGGTGGTGTTGCGCGTGCATTGA
- a CDS encoding Lrp/AsnC ligand binding domain-containing protein, whose translation MVTAIVLIQTRHGRTKDVAEALAAFPEISEVYSVGGSYDVVALVRVKQNEDIADMVTERMVKVDGIERTETMIAFKTYSRHDLENVFSLGLE comes from the coding sequence ATGGTGACGGCGATCGTACTTATCCAGACTCGTCACGGACGGACCAAGGACGTCGCCGAGGCGTTGGCGGCGTTCCCGGAGATCTCCGAGGTCTACTCGGTGGGCGGCAGCTACGACGTCGTCGCGCTGGTGCGCGTCAAACAGAACGAGGACATCGCCGACATGGTCACCGAGCGCATGGTCAAGGTCGACGGCATCGAGCGCACCGAGACCATGATCGCGTTCAAGACCTACTCGCGGCACGACCTCGAGAACGTGTTTTCCCTGGGGCTGGAATAA
- a CDS encoding acyl-CoA thioesterase, producing MLNYWREHVVTWGECDPFGLVYYPHMLAWFNDCEHALWRALGHPIDDMIARDRTTFVMGEVAFRFTGPIRYGEPVLCRVWVEHIGRSSLKWGSECVAAGDGAPVYVGSATRVYAHINDDNSLTAAPITDALRALLEGPSPPSTPLAPTLAARLGW from the coding sequence ATGCTCAACTACTGGCGCGAACACGTGGTGACCTGGGGCGAGTGCGACCCTTTCGGCCTGGTCTACTACCCGCACATGCTGGCCTGGTTCAACGACTGCGAGCATGCCCTGTGGCGCGCGCTCGGCCATCCCATCGATGACATGATCGCGCGCGATCGCACCACCTTCGTGATGGGCGAGGTGGCGTTCCGCTTCACCGGCCCGATTCGCTATGGTGAGCCGGTGTTGTGCCGGGTGTGGGTCGAACACATCGGCCGCAGTTCGTTGAAGTGGGGCAGCGAATGCGTGGCGGCGGGCGATGGCGCACCGGTCTATGTCGGCAGCGCGACCCGCGTCTACGCCCATATCAATGACGACAACAGCCTGACCGCGGCGCCCATCACGGACGCATTGCGCGCCCTGCTCGAAGGCCCGTCGCCGCCTTCGACGCCCTTGGCGCCGACCCTCGCGGCACGCCTGGGCTGGTGA
- a CDS encoding alpha-E domain-containing protein codes for MLSRVAERVYWLGRYLERIENTARLVSVYGNVLLDLPSSAKLRWESLIAITGSAEQFAARYSVADEHNVVRFYLADRDNPTAIVNSADSARENARTVREMVPVSIWEGINDLHIYLNDHVDTALSRRGRDAFLGRVIESCQFLVGCMAGSMSRDAAYHFLRAGRYLERADMTSRIVDVGTANVFPWGSGGRADHLAARESDPYESILWMNVLRSLNALQMYRRAVPERICAEEVTAFLLQDENFPRAVANCLQALKSCLRHLPHNEAAVSTVTAAMAHVAQANLAELLKQDGVHDFIDQMQIEFNALHAVINASWFEPRA; via the coding sequence ATGCTGTCGCGGGTCGCCGAACGGGTCTACTGGCTGGGGCGCTATCTCGAGCGCATCGAAAACACCGCGCGCCTGGTCAGCGTGTATGGCAACGTGCTGCTCGATCTGCCGAGCTCGGCCAAGCTGCGCTGGGAATCGCTGATCGCGATCACCGGCAGCGCCGAACAATTCGCCGCGCGGTACAGCGTCGCCGACGAACACAACGTGGTGCGTTTCTACCTGGCAGACCGCGACAACCCCACCGCCATCGTCAATTCGGCCGACAGCGCGCGCGAGAATGCGCGCACGGTGCGCGAGATGGTGCCGGTCAGCATCTGGGAAGGCATCAACGATCTGCACATCTATCTCAACGATCACGTCGACACGGCCTTGTCGCGACGCGGACGCGATGCCTTCCTCGGGCGCGTCATCGAATCGTGCCAGTTCCTGGTCGGCTGCATGGCGGGCAGCATGAGTCGCGACGCGGCCTATCACTTCCTGCGCGCCGGGCGTTACCTCGAACGCGCCGACATGACTTCGCGCATCGTCGACGTCGGCACCGCCAATGTCTTTCCGTGGGGCTCGGGCGGGCGCGCCGACCACCTGGCCGCGCGTGAATCGGATCCCTACGAAAGCATCCTGTGGATGAACGTGCTGCGCTCATTGAACGCGCTGCAGATGTATCGGCGCGCGGTGCCGGAGCGCATCTGCGCCGAGGAGGTGACGGCCTTCCTGTTACAGGACGAGAACTTCCCGCGCGCGGTGGCCAATTGCCTGCAGGCGCTGAAGTCCTGCCTGCGCCATCTGCCTCACAACGAGGCGGCGGTCAGCACCGTGACGGCGGCCATGGCGCATGTCGCGCAGGCCAATCTCGCCGAGCTATTGAAACAGGACGGGGTACACGACTTCATCGACCAGATGCAGATCGAGTTCAACGCCCTGCACGCGGTCATCAACGCCAGCTGGTTCGAGCCGCGTGCCTGA
- a CDS encoding carbon monoxide dehydrogenase subunit G — MDVEGEYLLPASPAAVWHGLNDPQVLVRCIPGCQRMVRISSVHFECEIRVSYGPIKATFMTDILLSNVCAPDSYTLTGRSQGGLSGFGEGVADVRLLAIESGTRLRYAARLSAGGRIAKIGTRWLNGATRRMTEKFFGAFAATFEKRAQGGRRQTEV; from the coding sequence ATGGACGTCGAAGGCGAATACCTGCTGCCGGCGTCGCCGGCCGCGGTGTGGCACGGTCTCAACGACCCGCAAGTGCTGGTGCGCTGCATTCCCGGCTGCCAGCGCATGGTGCGGATCAGTTCGGTGCATTTCGAATGCGAGATCCGCGTGAGCTACGGTCCGATCAAGGCGACCTTCATGACCGACATCCTGTTGTCGAACGTGTGCGCGCCCGATTCCTATACCTTGACCGGCCGTAGCCAGGGCGGACTGTCGGGCTTTGGGGAAGGCGTGGCGGACGTCAGGCTGCTGGCAATTGAAAGCGGCACGCGCCTGCGCTACGCGGCGCGCCTGTCGGCCGGCGGGCGCATCGCGAAGATTGGTACACGTTGGTTGAACGGCGCCACGCGGCGCATGACCGAGAAGTTCTTCGGCGCCTTCGCGGCGACGTTCGAGAAGCGGGCTCAGGGCGGTCGGCGTCAGACTGAAGTCTGA